Genomic segment of Arachis stenosperma cultivar V10309 chromosome 4, arast.V10309.gnm1.PFL2, whole genome shotgun sequence:
TGCCATAAGGAAGAGCTTTGTCCTTTTCACTTCTAACAGAGTCAAACATGTATCTAAccatcaaatatgcaaatgaaaTTTCAGTTTTGGTGAGAATGGCATATAAGACAAGAGTGTCAGTGTATGAAACCCTTTGATATGAACCACTTTGAGGAAGTATAATGTGGTTGACCATTCGGTGCAACTGAGAACGTTCATATCCTAGGGCTTTGTGTGTGGGTGTAATGCCATCTATTAAGGAAACATGTTCACAAATGCTAGCCAGGGCATCATTGTAAGAAACACCAACTCCTTCATCCCACTTAACTGACGTGTATGCACAAGGCCCAACATCAGTATACTTTAAAGCTTCACTGATGGTCTCATTGTTTAAAATGATATCTCGGCCTTTGACATACGAATGAGCGGTGCCTTCATGATAAGTCATGTTTGCATAAAACTCTTTGACCAACAATGGATAAACAGGTTTTTTGATGTCAAAAAGGTGATTCCAGTCCAGAAAAATTAAGTTGTCAACAAAAggaaaaccttttcttttcaaagaagGCAGATCAGCGAGAAATGAAGAGCATAGGGTACGATACTGGATGACTCCCTCATAAAAATCATTATTCGTGGCAAATTTGAATCTATAGGGGTTATAGTTTGAATGAGAGGTCATAAAATGGGCTTTGTGATCAAATGGTCCAATTTCTGGTTCTTTAACATTTTTGAGAGGGACTCGAGTGTTACCTCTCTGTGAACGCACAGGAACTGACCTTGCCCTGGGTTGTTGTGGCTCAGGAACAGGTTCCTCCGTCGCCGGACGCTTTCCTTTGGATGAGGATGGCTTTGAAGAGCCAGGTTTTGAAGAGGCAGGTTTGGCGGGCGTCGCCTTTGGTGGTGGAGTTGGTTTGGCAGAGGCAGGGAACCTTGTGGAAGGCTTTGTGGGTAGTTTGTAAATCTTCTCACGAGGAGCCCTTTTTGTAATGACTTTCTTCCTCATTTTGGTTAAAATGATGCCTTTGATGAAAGAGAGATAGTGGTGTGAGAGGGAAGAAACCGAAGGGTTGAGGAGAAGTTATGGAGGGAAGAGAGGGAGTGTTGGTAACCGTACCCAAAAGCAAATTTCCAAAACCATGCAACTGCATCACCATTTGAAAAGACTTGACAAGACATGACCTCATAAAAGAGAagatcttatttgatttttaaattaaaacaggaaattaattttaaattttgaaaggCAATCAGAATTAAATTGAAGTTCATTTTGGACCaaagtcaaaaataaaaaaaaaaactttttcgggccacacaaataaaaaaaaaacttttaatgaAAACTTAAACACACAAGTAAGAATGTAACATTCACATTGGGCCCAGATGTGGTTTGAATTAATGAAACATATAGGACTACCCAGATCTGAATTGATGTTGGCCCAGATTGATTTTTCACTTGCAATAAGCCCAGAACACGCTGTTTTGAAGGAAACATTCATCATCTGCCCAGAATTGTCTCATACCTGTTCATGAGACAAAATTCTCCAGCAAACACATCAGCACTTTTTAAATAAAGAATTATAACTCAAAATTCCTAGACAAGTCCTAAGCATGCAGAATCTATCTTCAGCTAATGGTTTAGTAAAAATATCTGCTAATTGCTCTtctgatttaacaaattgaatgcaaatatcccccttttggacatgttctcttattgagtgaaatttcacttcaatatgcttagtcctagagtgcaaaactggatttttagaaatattgatggcactcatattatcacacattaagggaatattttcagcatttaatttgtaatcagcaagctgtgtttttaaccataaaagctgagaacagcaagaagaagcagctatatactcagcctctgcagtggataaggccactgttggttgcttcttacttgaccaaacatttaaggactttccaaggaagcaacataaaccagaagtgctccttctatcaactctgtcaccagcaaaatctgcatcacaataaccaactgcagaaaaatcatcaatcttaggataccaaagaccaaagttggatgtgccatgaacatatctaatgatccttttaaCTGCAGAAAGATGTCACTCCTTAGGTTTGGATTGGAACCTAgaacacaatccaacactttgcacaatatTGGGTCTAGAGGAGGTTAAGTAGATAAGAGAACCAATTATCcctctatacctagtctcatcaacatttttctcattttctccCTTATCCAATTTAGAATTCGGGTGCATGGGAGTTCCCATGGTTTTGGCATTTTCAAgaccaaatttcttaactaattccttggcatacttttcttgatgaatgaaaataccattttcagtttgtttaatctgtagcccaaggaaaaaattaagttcacccatcatactcatgtcaaattcacttgtcatgagctttccaaattcagtacaaagggattcatttgctgatccaaaaataatgtcatcaacatatatttggactaaaataaaagaatcattagaattcttgataaatagagttgtatcagtggtgcctctttgaaaaccatttttcaaaagaaaagagctaagtctctcataccaagctctaggagcttgtcttaaaccatagagagctttagacaatttaaaaacatgattagaatgctctttattttcaaaaccaggaggctgctccacatatacttctctatctatcacaccatttaaaaatgcacatttcacatccatttggtataatttaaaaccacaaaatacAACATAGGCTAGgagaagtcttatggcttccattcgtgcaacaggggcaaaggattcatcaaagtctattccttcttcttggtcatatccttgtgccactagccttgccttgtttcttgcaatgctaccatcttctcccaacttgttccggaatatccacttggtgccggtcactttctttccacttggCCTTGGAACCAACGTCCACACTTGGTTCTTTTCAAACTCAGGAAGCTCATCCTCCATAGCCTTGATCCAAGAGGGGTCACTAAGGGCTTCCTTGACGTTTTGAGGCTCCATTTGTGAGAGGAGGGCAATGTTTGAACCTTCATTTGCCTTTCTAGTGGAAGACCTAGTTTGCACTCCATGAGAGACGTCCCCAATTACAAATTCTTCAGGATAAGTCTTCAAGAACCTCCATTCACGAGGTCTGGTGGACTTGG
This window contains:
- the LOC130974818 gene encoding uncharacterized protein LOC130974818, which produces MANNLGTTTVAYTLTEGNSADSSIQNPLVTESASKSTRPREWRFLKTYPEEFVIGDVSHGVQTRSSTRKANEGSNIALLSQMEPQNVKEALSDPSWIKAMEDELPEFEKNQVWTLVPRPSGKKVTGMRQFWADDECFLQNSVFWAYCK